GAAATCATGAAATAGTAATCCTTGtataaaattaagtttcattttactgaaatcaatttaaataaggtTACTTAAACtatgatacaatataatttgttttctcTACTAccatattattataaatacaaaatgattTACATGAAGTCCTGTTTTTCTCCTTAAATTAATCAAGGCAAGACCATGTGAATTAGCATCTTACCTCTTCACCAAGCAAAGTATGCACATCTCCTCTGGTCTAGATTGTTGTATTGCTGAGGTGGTTGCTGGATGCCGTATTGTTACCATGGTGGTTGTCTGCAGTTCCTTGTAGAATTGCAAACTCAGAAACCAAGGCCAAGTGATCACTGCCCAATTTCTGGACCACCAATGAGAACCAGAATGTGAGACTGATAAATTTATACCACAATTTGATACATGCTCAGAAACAtgtttttaaagacaaaatattatgtGTAGTAAGAAAAACCTGGCAATTTTAATTAGACAAAAATGCACAGTCTCATCATGACAATCCATTCTCTCAtatattatcacaaattaaACCACGTTGAATTCTGTTAATATGTTGCAGAGTTTTTACCTTGCATGGAAGGCCTCCTGTTCTTCTTAGTATATCAACTGGAAGGGTATCAAGGACTCCGGTAGGTACAAGGCCATTTGAATAcctgtaataataataagagattTTATAGTTTCATTATCAACATTATAACTATCAGATTCAATAGGTTCATTACTATTCATTTACCATAGATAGTCAACAGTTCCGAAAAATTTAGAGTGATACGAAGTAGCTAAAGGTTCACCAGTGGAGTCCCTCATTTTTGTAGAACCCTGAAAGGAATTTTGCTtgttagatatatttttaagattttgatgTGGAaggtgtgtgtatatatatacaaatcatCTAACAGTGAACGAGAATTTGGATACTTTCACACAGGCATATGAGCTGTTAAGTTTCAGCGGAAGCATGGTTAGATGGCTATCAGTGTTCCCAGTTGCGATTTTAATCTCTTCATCTGTCCAGCCAGTCTGCAAAAATCTGAAATGAAGAGGCATTAGATGAAAAATTATGAAGATGAACTAGGAAGGAGAAAATGTCCTATCATTCAAATctttaagattttgaaattctaAATTATACAGGCTACTGCAGATGCATATCATGCCAGCAACTGATGTGAGAAAGAAAAGTACTTATGTTATCATCtggaaaaaaagatgaaaagtaCCGATCTATAACTGTGCATGGGTTACATGTTTCATTTTTAGCACCGAAAACTTGAGAAGGATGGCAAGCTCTCTGACCAGATAAATCTTTTCTGTTGTATAACTTGATTTCCAGCTGCAAATAACAACAATATCAGATCAGTAAAGGGTGAAATGTAGAATACAACTTATCAATATTGATAACTAAATTTTATACAACATAATTTTCACCtctgatgatgataaaaacttGTAAATTGCACTCTGTCAATGAACAGAGAAACAGTATAAATTTGTCACAGTAAGAAGCATAATTTCCAGCCAGTGTCACATATTTAGGTAGAAAAAGGATCTCAGATTCATACCTGAGGAGTGCAGTTGAAATCTCCAGCAAGAACAACAGGGACATTACCCCACTTCTTTGAGATGATCTGTGCCTTTGAAGAAAGTAAACAAATCTGAAAAGCCAAATATAGCTTATTGTTAACAGAAGAAAAACTTTGCAGCAAATTTATAAGCCATACATTTTGGTATAAGAAACTGATCAAAATCATACTGTAACCCAAAGCCATTTCAAGCTTAGACTACTTAGGATATTGTTGTTAAATCTGGAATATTGCCTTCTAAAACAAATTCCATActtaaaaggtaaaatttttcattcaaatttaaatttggtcaCTTAAGACCATGTAAATCTCTATAGTAGCTGCATTTGAAAGGCagcaacacaaaaaaaaaaaaaactttaacatGGCTAAGCAGAGCTTGAATTGAAAAACGTTGCTGCCATTTATGCataagaaagaaattattatcaaGAGTGAAAGGGCTTACTTGACCTAATTTCACTTCCCCTCGGCTAGGATTATAAAGAACATGATTATTACAAACCACTAGTCTCTTTGATTTTGCTTTACACATCTGCCTGCACAGGGTAAAGTTAGAAACAGAAAGGATAAAATCTGCCAGTAAACAGGcttataaaaatacataatgccaaaaatgatttaaatcaaatcaatgcAAGCAATATTGGTTCATTCCATgtgtaatttaaatatataacacACCAATCTACTATTCTTCCTGATATCGGTAAATTACagatctaaaattcaaaaacttggAGTATGAGCCCAACAGAGCAATGAAGACATATCACAGCAAAGCAATGAATTGCTACCTCAAAAACAGAAATTTGGGCAACATTGTCCCGAAGACCAAATTCCTTGAACTTGATACTCACTTCCTCTAGTAATCGAAAactaacaaaatcaagaaaaataatcagAATTGCAATTCAATATAATAGACAGTGGAAACAAATGAACTGGAACTTACCTGTCAGTTTTCCAAAACATAGCACAACCATCAACATTATCTCCAGTGCGCCGCTGGCATTGCATACATTTGATTCAGAACttcttttagtatataaataatttatgatgCATAAACTTGTAAGACACAATCAACATCAAAGGGAAAATTAAATTGACCTTGTAAGAACCAGCATATCCTGCCTTTTCCATAACATTGAAAAGATCAAAATACCTGTCCACCTCCTACcataaataatttcatgaacATCCATAAGCTTTAAATCATACTCAAATTTCtcaatttatgaataaaaagaaaatttccatTGACCGCCTTGTAGTACCAGCAGAAATACACAAATCCCACTAGCGTCAAATTTGAGGAACAATGGAATAGTCAGATACCTTCCCTAAAATTATAGGGACACTCTTGAAGTTCAATAAAATGTATCCAAATCCTCAAGGAATCACTGAAATTTTCTTAATGAAAAAGACAAAAGTAGATTAGTGAAAAGAAAGCTTACTTGCATACAGATTATATCTGGGCTCAATCCAATTAGCTCTTGGCATATTAACCTTCTGCGATGGCTCCATTTGATGTATTGTAAAGGAACATTTGGGTACAAATCCTTATGCTTGAAAGCATTTTTGTCTCCCAATATGTTATATGACgcaattttaaatttctctacACCGTAAATAAACAAACAGCACACAAATATCACATTCTTATTACAcctgcaaaaaataaaataaaaataaaaatatataattatattttcggCTGTTTTTACCTTGCGATACGAGTGGAAGAGAATCAGCGTAAATCCAGTGGCGAACGATCTCAGGAGAAGGTTCTTGATCCAACGGTCTAGGACGGAGGGGGTTAAGCCATCGACGGCGGTAGGAACAACGAATAGAATGTGTGGGACCATAAGAGTAGGAAACAATGGAGTTTGTGATGGATCTGCTGGAGGTGAAGAACAGGAAGAAGTGACGCTTGAGGGAGTCGCAACTGGTGGCGTCAGCGGAGCCAACGGTGGCGACTGGTGGGCTTCGATTGAGCCACGAAGAAGAAGTGATACTGGAGGCCATTGGTTGAGGATTTGGTGAACGAACTTGACTCCTTGGcgccacattttattttttcattaccTTATCTGGTTGAAGTCAAGTCAATGAACTGTTGAATTGGCACCCAAATTCTTGgacaaatattttgaattttattttttcagaaaaacatataataattttaatcagtTAATAAGTGAATTGAAGAACAGAATTATGTTAATAACGTAAATTATAAATCGGAATTGGATTgtcttcaattaattaatattatcaataatacaatgtatataacttttatacacaaataataatatattatcgtatgattaagtattattttatctttaatttttaactatccgatgctataataatacaatattatttatatataataattacacATATAACACTATTTATtcgttaataaaatattaccaattaATTTCATGTTATGTATTAAAAggtgatttttttataatggcacattaatttttatgaacaaattaataagatttactaatatatataattttactctaaCTGAATATAGATTAAAATcatgattattaatattatataatacactatacatattttatgatataaataaaaaataaaataaaaaatatgatatttatgatatCATACAATATCATACGAGAACAGTATGTCAAAtcaatacaaaatatattatacaatataaaaaaatattattgatacaaattaatatagaTTTTTAAAGAGTAGATAATTCATTCATAATAGTATGTCCaagaaatttttaactttaataaagagatatttataatattttataagagaTTTCgtctcaattaaaatttttattattttatttcataaaaaaccGTATCacagaaaatataatatagaaatttagaatttttatataaaatacaataaataattcaattattataactGATGTTATTAACTCATATGAGGTGAAAATGAGCTAGATCAAACCCAACCTGAGCCCTTACAATAATGAACCTTAAGCGTCCAGTGGCCCATAGAAAATATGAGACTCACGAcgtaatcatatatataaaagttaatttttatattatacttattaattaattaattaattgttttaataattatgaaaacagTATTAGGCTGGATCAACCCATGGGTTTTATGTCTGAACCCAAGGTTAGACTCGTCCATGGGCCTGACCTGGCTATTACAAATAGCGGGCCGAATCGTTTTCCCATGCTTTGAATAGGTTCACCCGACCCATTTAACACCCCCACGTATGACTAATAACAAAAACTAATATGCGCCTAAGAATATGGGAGAGTATAATAATGGTTTAAAAAGCTATCAATCACTCACGCACCTAGTTCAAAGCAATAAATTATCAACCAAGTCTTTTTCACAGAATAATGATACACAACTTAATGCTTTCTGATATAAGCAGACATTGGCCTAAAAGCTAAAACAGCACACACCTAGAGGATCGAGAAGTTAATTGAAACCTAAGAAGGACAGTCGGCAGAATGTGCTTTAAAATCACGAGAGTTTTTCAGAATTACAGGTGTCCCAAAATCATCTTAAGGGCATTTCCTTTGTATATATGAAGCTCCATGCTCCTCATACCTGCAAATCGCATGTGATTTAAAAGATTAACTTACAGGGATAATGAAAATCGTTTGCTTACtgttattttagtttgaaaataaaaacgtACAAGCACAATAATAGGGCATGCTTTTATGGTACTGCATAATTAACTGCAGAGGAAGAGAAACCGGATCTAAAAGGCAACTTACTCGGATTTAGAAAACCACATTTGCTGGAATGAACCAAGGGATGCTAATATACTCCCTCCAATCCAAACACTGTTTCACGTATGAAAACCAATATGTAAGTGAAATAGTCCACAATTATTGACTACCGGTAAAGAGTTCTACAAAGATGACTGGAACCAAGCTCCATTTAGCCTTTCAATAAGAACGTGGAAACATGGTAATGGAGCTCTTAAAAAGCATGATAATGATTAAGGCAAACATGAGTATAAAATTGCCAATAACTTGATAAAAAAGGCAAATTATTCTAGCCATCTTTTGGCTAGAACTTTCATTACAAACCAccgaaaaaaaattttcaaacccaaTGCTCAAATAGGTAGAAAAAGTAAATGCAGAGTGAATGTGCCCATCAACCGATTTCCATATATATGTGAAAGCAGAAAGGCAGGGAAAGAAAGAGTGAAAATGACGTAACCTGAATCTCCTTTCTGTTGCATTTCCACTGGCTACTACTTTGACCCTTGCAGCTTGAGGAGACTCCTACAAGTTGATGCATGATGATTAAGGCATTTGTAACTGAACTATTTCCTATGACTAGAATTTACCGTTTGAAGGATAACAAATGGTCTTGCCACATCAATTGCATTAGTAAATGATAAGGTGAAGAAAACATCGAAGGAGTTAAAAGagcaaaaacaaataatataaagatcACATTAAGCAGTACCTCTAGCAAGTCTTTCTCAAGACGTTCCTTCAACTGTTGCATCGATGCTGTCCCACCGGCAAGCTGTAGTAAAAGGAGAAACATAAAGAATTAGATCAGTTCCAGGATCTGAAGGCAAAAGCAAAACATGTCATGTCAGTATTAAACAATGTCCTGTTAAGGAAAACATATCACTCAACAATGCTTGATTGCCACCGTCCTGGCTATTCTATGTATTCACTGTTAATAATTAAGGAGAATATCCATTTTCACATATCATGCCGAAGGAAATTCTACCATATTTAAGCAAACTGTGCCAAATAGGAATGGAATAAgtgatttttccttttaatattaGATATATCCAACTCAGGAAGGCATGTAACATGGCTCCTAATCTGCCAGTGGCAGGCATGAATTCACGATATATATTCACAATATTCAAGGCATTTTTTATCATTAGAAAATCCCTGTGCATATTTCAGTATAAATTTAGGCAACAAAAATCCTTGTGAATATGCATGCATCTTTTTGTGCTATAACTTCCAAATATTGCTTTTGTTAAAAAGATTACTAAAACGGCATAGAAATTTGTTTATCTAAGTTATTcgaagacaaaaacaaaaacaaaaaaaatctttgatttACCAGT
This sequence is a window from Mangifera indica cultivar Alphonso chromosome 20, CATAS_Mindica_2.1, whole genome shotgun sequence. Protein-coding genes within it:
- the LOC123204050 gene encoding carbon catabolite repressor protein 4 homolog 3; the protein is MASSITSSSWLNRSPPVATVGSADATSCDSLKRHFFLFFTSSRSITNSIVSYSYGPTHSIRCSYRRRWLNPLRPRPLDQEPSPEIVRHWIYADSLPLVSQEKFKIASYNILGDKNAFKHKDLYPNVPLQYIKWSHRRRLICQELIGLSPDIICMQEVDRYFDLFNVMEKAGYAGSYKRRTGDNVDGCAMFWKTDSFRLLEEVSIKFKEFGLRDNVAQISVFEMCKAKSKRLVVCNNHVLYNPSRGEVKLGQICLLSSKAQIISKKWGNVPVVLAGDFNCTPQSAIYKFLSSSELEIKLYNRKDLSGQRACHPSQVFGAKNETCNPCTVIDRFLQTGWTDEEIKIATGNTDSHLTMLPLKLNSSYACVKGSTKMRDSTGEPLATSYHSKFFGTVDYLWYSNGLVPTGVLDTLPVDILRRTGGLPCKKLGSDHLALVSEFAILQGTADNHHGNNTASSNHLSNTTI